From Triticum aestivum cultivar Chinese Spring chromosome 4A, IWGSC CS RefSeq v2.1, whole genome shotgun sequence, a single genomic window includes:
- the LOC123084411 gene encoding uncharacterized protein: MATRSTTTVVLYTIVCMLLSVVVAAQANDFGGGKLKETNLMVEACKNASSYSLNPDNVTQEFCLSTLQSNNRSFEAKDLNSLVLITIDILKGRITPARGKVEKMLQNAKKGTVTMRALSFCKLDYDGMVRVLNICDAMIRDYHGDNSGLPSFELPRCVERVMIPAENCGSELDRDMPGAEALVNENAELVMLVNLNYALLAQYDDN; the protein is encoded by the coding sequence ATGGCAACGAGGTCGACAACCACCGTCGTCTTGTACACCATCGTTTGCATGCTTCTTTCCGTGGTCGTCGCTGCTCAAGCCAACGACTTTGGCGGTGGCAAACTAAAGGAGACCAACCTCATGGTGGAAGCGTGCAAGAACGCCTCGAGCTACAGCCTCAACCCAGATAATGTTACGCAGGAATTCTGCTTGTCGACCCTCCAGTCAAACAATCGGAGCTTCGAAGCTAAGGACCTCAATAGCCTGGTACTCATCACCATCGACATCCTTAAAGGCCGCATCACTCCTGCTCGCGGAAAGGTTGAGAAAATGCTACAAAATGCCAAGAAGGGCACAGTGACGATGCGCGCCCTCAGTTTTTGCAAGTTGGACTATGATGGCATGGTGAGAGTCCTAAACATATGTGATGCCATGATCAGGGACTACCACGGAGACAACAGCGGACTACCGTCCTTTGAGCTACCTCGTTGTGTGGAGAGGGTGATGATCCCGGCCGAGAACTGCGGTTCTGAACTTGACAGAGATATGCCAGGGGCGGAGGCTTTGGTCAATGAAAATGCTGAGCTGGTCATGTTGGTCAATCTCAACTATGCCTTGCTAGCACAATATGATGATAATTAA